The Oleomonas cavernae genome includes the window TCCGGCGCTATGTCGCCGACCTGGTCAAGGGTGCCGAAGGCCCCCGGGGGACCGACTTCAACACCCGCTGGGTCGCCTCGATGGTGGCCGATGCCTTCCGCATCCTGGTCCGCGGCGGGGTCTATCTTTATCCCGGCGATGCCCGCCCCGGCTACCACGAGGGGCGCCTGCGCCTGATCTACGAGGCCAACCCCATCGCCTTCCTGATCGAGCAGGCCGGCGGGGGCGCCACCGACGGCGTCCGGCGCATCCTGGAGATCGAGCCCACCAGCCTGCACCAGCGCACCCCCCTCGTCTTCGGCTCGGCCGAGGAGGTGCTGCACCTGGGGCACTACCAGACCAATGCCTATGCGGGCGGCGAGGAATCGCCGCTGTTTGGCACCCGCAGCCTGTTTCGGGCCTGAGGGGGAACCGCGATGTCGACCAGGCACCCCATCATCTCGGTCACCGGTTCGTCGGGCGCGGGCACCACCTCGGTGCGCAACACCTTCGAACAGATCTTCCGGCGCGAAGGCATCACCGCCGCCTGGATCGAGGGCGATGCCTTTCATCGCTACGACCGGCTGGACATGCGCAAGCAGATGGCGGCGGCGGCGGCGGCCGGCAATCCCCACTTCAGCCACTTCGGCCCCGAGGCCAACCTGCTGGCGGAACTCGAGACCGTCTTCGCCGAATATGGCGCGCACGGCACCGGCCGCACCCGGCACTATGTGCACGACACCAACGAGGAAGCGCAGTACGGCGCGCCGCCCGGCACCTTCACCGATTGGGCCCCGTTCCCCAACGACAGCGACCTGCTGTTCTACGAGGGGCTGCACGGGGTGGTGGTCGACGACGGGATCGACCTCGCCAGCCATGCCGATCTCAAGATCGGCGTCGTGCCGGTGATCAACC containing:
- a CDS encoding phosphoribulokinase, with protein sequence MSTRHPIISVTGSSGAGTTSVRNTFEQIFRREGITAAWIEGDAFHRYDRLDMRKQMAAAAAAGNPHFSHFGPEANLLAELETVFAEYGAHGTGRTRHYVHDTNEEAQYGAPPGTFTDWAPFPNDSDLLFYEGLHGVVVDDGIDLASHADLKIGVVPVINLEWIQKIHRDRAARGYSTEAVTDTILRRMPDYIRYICPQFTQTDINFQRVPTVDTSNPFVARWIPTPDESMVVIRFKSPRGIDFPYLLAMMNGSFMSRANSIVIPGNKLDLAMQLILTPVILQLMQRKQRAA